The Spirosoma sp. SC4-14 DNA window TACCAACCTACTTGTAGCCCCGAAGGGGGGAAAAGAGTGCCACCGTAACGGCGGCCCTCCGGGGCTAATGAAATTTCTTGCTTTCTCTATCTATACTAATTCCATCCCGAGCCCTATAACTGTACTTCCTCCTTCATCAGCAGTTCGGCGAAGGCTGTTTTCAGATCGATTGCATCCTGTTCAGACAGTGATTGCAGGGGAGGCATCATGGTGGTACCGCACAAATTATACTCCTGCATCAGCACTTTCAGCGCCCAGAGTGATTCGCCCAGCGTACGGCCCGACTGGTAGACGTGCCCGAACAGATCGGATTGGTTCTGATAATAAAAAGCCTTCTCTTCGTCACCTTCCTCAACGGCCTTAACCATATCGCGGTATATTCCCGGAAACAGGTTTCCGGTACTGGGCACCAGCCCGTCGCTACCCGCCATCAGCGCGTGTGCCGACCGGGCCGCCCAGCCCATAAAGTGGCTGAAATCAGGCCGACCTGACCAGAGAGCCACCGAATCAGCCAGCCGTTCGGTACTGCGTTCCGAGTCTTTTATCCCCACAATATTCGGATGATAACTCAGCTCGTCAATTACCGGTATGGGAATCGACATGCGCGTTGTAGCGAAGATGTTGTAGATGATCAAGGGTCCGTTGATCTGGTCGGCCAGTTGCTCGAAATACCGTTTCATCTGGGATTCCGACAGCGCATAATAGCAGGGCAACGTAGCGCATACCGCATCGACACCCATATCGAAACAATAGTTCGACAACTCAATGGACTCTTCCAGACAATTTGCCGATATGCCAGCGTACAGCACCGTATTAGCCGATTTCAGCCGGGCGGCTTCTTTGGCGTATGCCTTTTTAACTGACATGGGCAACGACGTAGCTTCACCGGTCGTCCCCATCACAAACGGCATCGCTTCGGCAGCCTGCAAATTTTCCATCATCCTCTCAACGGCCGCCACATCCAGTCGATACGTTTCGGTCAGGGGCGTAACCAGCGGAACCACAACACCCCGGTATTTCTTTTTCATATGCATACGTAAATTCCTTTGCTTGTCACTGGTCAGTAGTCATTAGAATCTGTATGGACCATTTTGTCGAATGACCAGTTGACCACCTAAAAAGCGGCTGTATAAATGGCAATCGCATCCTCGCGAGTGATTTCACGGGGATTATTTTTTAATAAACGAGTTATTTTCAGGGCATCATCGGCCATCTGCGGAATAGCCTCCTTCGGAATATTGACGTCCCGCAAACGCGCCGGAATACCGCAGTCCCGAATCAGTTCTCTGATTTTCCGGATACCGTTGGCCGCTGTTTCTGCACAGTCGGCACTACGTTCGCAGCCCAGCGCCACGGCCACCTGTGCATACTTGCAAACAGCCGCCTGCATATTGAATTCCATCACATAGGGTAGCAGCAGTGCATTGGAAAGGCCATGTGCCAGATGAAACATACTGCCCAGCGGGTAGGAGAGCGCATGCACACCGGCCGTATTGACCGGCCCCAGACAAAAACCGCCCAGCAAACTCCCCATGGCCACCTGCGTACGCGCTTCTTCATCGTTGCCGTTACGTACCGCCTGCACGATATGACTGGCAATCAACCGAATGCCTTCGTAGGCATACATGTCGATGAACGGCTGCGCAAACTTGTTGGTGTACGCTTCCAGGCAGTGCGTCAGGGCGTCAATTCCCGTCGCGGCTGTGATGGATGGCGGCACGCTCAACGTCAGCAGCGGGTCAACATACACAATGTCGGGTACCAGAAACGGGCTGATGATCCCTTTCTTCTGATTATCGGCATTGTCCACTAAAATGGCGTTTGGCGATGCCTCGCTGCCCGTTCCCGACGTAGCGGGAACACAGATCAGTTTCTTCCGGCGCCCTGTCAGGTTGCCGATGCCGAGCATGTCCGTCAGGGTCTGTTCATTTTCCAGTTGAGCGGCTATTAATTTGGCCACATCCAGCACGCTGCCTCCGCCAATGCCCAGCACTACGTCCGGATTGAAGGGCATAACGGTTTGCATCAGGCGGTTGAAGTCGGCAAACGATGGTTCCTGAACAATGCTGGTATCAACCCAGACGCCAATTCCGTTATCGTCCAGCGTATCGATCAGCCTTTCCAGTTGCGGCAAGAGGGGATTGATCGTGACGATTAACACCTTTTTGGGCATGAGTTGTCTAATCTCGTCGGCCAGATTTCCAAGAGACCCGTTACCGAAGACCAGTTTGCCGGGGAAATGGATGGTTAAATTCTGCATCATTTGCTTTTAGTATCTTGTCATTCCGACCGTAGAGGGAATGACAAAAGGAAAATTCTCTAGTCCTTCGTTATTTCCTTCGCTACCGGTGCCGTATAGCCGTCCAGCGAAGGCCAGATGCCGTTTTCAATGGGTTTTAATTTCAGTTTGGCCGGATCAACGACGGCATGTTTGATCTTCTGCCGACGCCAGGTATAAATCACATGAATCATCCCATCGCTGGTCTGAATAATCGAGGGGTATGAGTACTGGCTGATCGGGGAATCTTCCAGAATAAGGGCGGCCAGCCAGTTTTTGCCGTCTTTGGATAGGGCCAGATTTAAGGGCGTTCGCGGACCTTTGGCCAGATTGCCCGGTGGCAGTACGTGGTTATAAACCAGTGCCTGCCGACCATCTTTCAGCGTGACAGCGTCGGTTCCAGAGTTGTTATTCGGGAGCGATGTTTTAGCCAGTGCCGACCAGGTTTCGCCGTTATCCGCTGACCAGGACTCCACAATAGCGCGGTCTTTACTACGGGCCAGAATTTGCAGTTTACCGTTGCCATACGTCAGAATACTCGGTTGAATGGCATTGAGGGACTTTCCATCGCTGATCGGGCCAATTTTCCGCCAGGTTTTGCCAAAGTCGGGCGTTACTTCAAAATGCAGTTTCCAGCCATCACCTTCCGTGCTGGACGGACAAATCAAGTTACCATTGGCCAACAGAACGGGCTTGTTTTTAACCGGGCCAATATATCCTTCGGGTAGTTTCTTGGCCGCCGACCACGTCCGTCCGCCGTCCGACGACGTTTTCTGTAACCCCCACCACTTCGACGGACTTGGCCCAACTTTATAGAACAGCATGAGATCTCCCTTCGGAACCTGATACAGAACCGGATTCCAGCAGGCGTACCGCAACGTATCGTTGACGATGCCATTCGCTACGTTTTGCGGAGCTATCCACTTTCCTTTCTCCTGCCGACTCACCCAGATGCACACATCCGGGTTTCGCTCTTTGGTACCGCCAAACCAGGCTGAAACCAGACCCGTCGGCGTTTCGGCAATGGTGGCAGCATGGCTCTCCGGAAACGGTGGATTCTCGACCACAAACTCATCGACTACCAGTCCCGATTGCCATTTAGCCAGTTGGGCAAACGACAGATTGAGTGCGGTAAGGCTGATGAGTAAGGTTATAGATAGAGATTTGATTATCATTTTCTTTTTTTTTTATTCCTGTCTTTTGTCATTCCGACCGTAGGAGGAATCTCAAGCCAGCGTAATGGGAAAATCGAGATTCCTCCTACGGTCGAAATGACAAACTTCCCAATGAAATTGAATGACCATTACTGTTTTTTCTCCGCTGCTTTTTTGGCTTTGATGGTCGCCGTATAGGCGTTATACATCTCGCGCCAGTTCCGGCCGTTGGCGTTCAGAAATTGCTCCGATTTCGTCTTGTAGATTTCGAAAATGGCCGAGATCTCTTTCATGCTTTTATAGTCGACAGCCTGTTCGCGAGCCTGTTCCAGAAAGCCCTGAATGGTGGCTTCTTCGGTTGGGGTGAGGTTCGGTACGATAGCCCGATACCCATTCATCGTAAAGGCCACTTTGCCAATGGTGTATTTATCCAGAATAGCGTCGACCTGACTTTTCGCCAGATCTTTCTGCAAGCCCGCCATCAAGTCCTGATGAACCAAAGCGGGAATGGCCGAATCAGCAATCAATTGACGGTCAAGCTCCGACAACGGCTTGCCAGTTACTGGATTGATACCGGCCGGAACCGTACTGGCCGGGTGGTCATTGTGCCAGTCGCGGATGGCTTTCAGGTGGGTTGCCACTACGTCGGTTAACCGGTTTTCCTTTTCGGCATCGTTCAGATTCAGGGATGCAATCCATTCGGCTGCTTTCTTCTCAAGCTCAGCATCGGCTTTCACTTTTGCTTCGGCAGAAGGAACCGCTTTGGCCGGTTGATCCTGGCCGAAAGCGGGTGAGGTTACGGCAATGGCAGCTACGATTAAATACAGGTTGAGTATCTTGTTCATTGGTTATTTTGGGTTTGGAATGCCAGATTTTGTAGTTCCTGAAACGGGATCAGACTGGCGGCTCCAGGTAGCAGGTGAGCCCGGTTTTATCGCAAGCTGATTCGTTAAGGGATTGTCCGTGCGGAAGGGACGAGCCGGTAATCCTTCTTTATTGAAGAGGTTCGGCTGGGCCGCTTCATCCCAGGCAAAGCGAACGGCCACAGGACTCACTACGTTGGGGGCTGAAACGATTACTTTTTTTCCTTCAATCAGAGCCTGAGCCCGAACAAAAACACCGTCAGTACCGGCAATCGAAAAGTCAGTCAGTGGCTGCCCGTCTTTGCTGAGTAAGCCGCTGCCTGTGTGTGAGAAATGCAGCTCAATGGCCCGGCCTTTTACTTTCATTTTTTCGAAGACCGGCCCTTCCCCAACGATCTCTTTTTTGGCATACGTATTGGCCAGTGCCAGCAGCGCCAGCCGCCGACCGATCTCCCACTTGAACGGCGGGTGAATGTCGGACAGGTCGCTGGCCAGATCCGTCGTAACGATCATACCGGTTTGTGGCAGGCCCAATACCAGTTCCTGCGCTTCCCGAAATTCGGGTAATGTTTCTTTTGTCAGGATAATTTTCCCTTTCGATTCGGAGTAGTTGAATGGAGCCAGGGAGACGTAGTAAAATGGCAGTTCCCGCTCGTTCCACGCACTTCGCCAGCTAGTAATGAGTGTTTTGAGCTTGTGCGAATACGTAATGGTTTCTTTCAAGAAGCAGTTGGATTCACCCTGATACCACAGGAAACCTTTCAGCGCAAAGGGAGCCAGTGGCCGAATCATGGGCTCGTAGAATTTCCCCGGTTCGCCCTCGATTTTCTGGTTTTCGTAGTACGTATCGTCGCGGAAAGCCGCTTCCGAAATCCAGGGCTCAATCCGGCTGCCCGGTATAGCCGACGAAATGACACCAATCGGTACGTTCAGGTTTTTGTAGAGTTCTTTGGCGAAGAAATAGGCCGGAGCCGAGAACGAACGTAGTGCCGAATCCTGCGCCATAGCCCAGCCCCGATGCAGCGAATCGGGTTTGCTCAGCTCTTTTCGGTTGACCAGAAAAATACGTATCTGCGGGTTATTGGCATAGGTTAGCTCATCGACCGGATTGTGCCCATCAACAGATTTCGTGGCTAGAGAAGGGTTCACTTTGCTGTTTTTTCGCATCGTGTACTCCATGTTCGATTGACCCGAACACAGCCAGACTTCACCCACCAGAATGTTTTGCAGTCGAATCGTATTCGTTCCCGACATAATCAGCTCCGACGGAACAGCCGACGCTTTCAGCGGTTTCAACGTAACGCTCCACTTACCAGCAGCATCCGCCGAGGTTGTTTGACTTTGTCCGGCAAACTGTACGTTTACCGTTTCGCCAGCCGATGCTTTTCCCCAGATAACCAGCGGTTTACCCTGTTGCAGCACCATGTTATGCCCTAGAATCCGGGGCAATACAATCGCTGCCTTCAGTTGAAATGAAAGAAGTATGAGAAAGGTAGCTAACAGAGCGTGTTTGGGCATTCGATTACTTGAGTTTTTATCAGCTGAGTCTTACCCATAAATCCCCTGAAGGGGACTTGGCTTACTCTCAGACAAAGTCCCCTTCAGGGGATTTATGGGTGAAATGACCCGGATTTACCTATCATTCCGCCCGGCTTTGCAATCCACTCGTTTTAAAAGACTTAATGACATATATAGCCTCCGCATCCAGCTCACCACCTTTGGGCAGATCATAATTCTGGTCGGTAGGCGTATCGGCATCGGGGAATCGACGGACACCGCCCGTTCGGAAGACAACCCGACGGAAGGAAGCCACCGGCGCAAAAAACAGCCTGGTGCCCTTGGCTTGCCCATTGACGAAGGTGGTGAACATCCGTTTGTCGCGGTCCAGCTCGATGCGCACATCGTATTGTTTACCCGCTTCGTATTTCTGTATGTTCGAATCCCGGTACCCCACTTTCGCTTTGAACGTACTGTCGGCATCGAACATCAGCCGGACGGCCGCGTTGCCTTTGGCGTCCTGAAATTCAATCTGCAATGTGCCCTTATTGGCTTGCTGCGGTACTACGGTAAATTCGACCGCCAGTTTTTTTGAATCGGGAATGACCCGTTCCGCTTTGGCATAATCGAACGGGTCTTTATCGCGCAGCACCAGTGCTTTGGTGCCAGCCGTTGCTTCGATTTTGGCCGTTGCATACATAGGACTATAGATGTTCCAGTATTTCAGTTCCTCTCCGGCAGGCATCAGGGCAAAGGTTTCGTTTGGGTGAGCACTTACCTCGTCGGTGATGGGTACCGGAATTTTAGAAACCCAGATATCTTCTTTGTTCATGCTGTACGTCACCCAGAGGTTACCGTCGGGTGGCGTGCCATTGCCTTCTTCAATGCCCCGCACGTACTGCGGCCCGTATGACTTATAGGCACCGCCGTAGCGCAGTGAGGTGATTTCGCCGTTCACCAGCAGCAGATTGGTATAATTCAGCCCGTCTTTGCTGGTTGAAACGGCCAGCGGCCAGCGGAATTCGGACGGATTATAGACCATAGCGTATTGGCCATCAGACGTGCGCTGCCCCCAGATTTTGGCGTTACTGTTGACAAAGCCCGGTGCGCGAAGGGGATTGTACAGCCATGTTCTACCGTCGTCTTTGCTGATGGTGGTGAGGGCGTGTTTCCAGAGTCCAACTACCCGGTTATCGGGCAAATGGTAATAACTGAAGGCTTTTACGTCCTTTTTGAGCGAAATCAATGGGTCGTTGCGGTCGGCTTCTTCAATCCATTGCTGCATCATCAGCGGATTGGCAAGCAGTTCGTTGCAGGCGTCTACAAAACCCTTGTCTTTTGAACGGGTGTAGAACGGATAGGTGGATTGTGATTTATCCCAGGACGAGTTATTCCGAATGAAGTAAATTGGCCCGAACTTCCCATCGGGGTAAATTTCGCGAACGACCCGACCGATGCCGTTCCCGTCGTTCGGGTCGTCTTTCGGCCCCATCACAATGCCGTAGAACCCCAGTGTTAGCAGCCGTTTGTTCTTCGCCACGAAGAAACCCATGCGCTGGTGCATCACTGCGTACAGGTCTTTGGCCACCTCCGGCCGCCCTTCCTTCTTCCAGCCATCCGGAATTTTATAAGGTGGAAAAAGGATGGTAGGTTTCGTCTGGGCGGCACTCCGCCAGGTATAGCCGTCTTTCGAGGTTAGCAACAGCGTTTGTCCCGGTGGTACGTGTTCGCCAACCGGATTGCTGAGGTATTGCAGATAAAACGTATTGTTCCAGTACGCCAGCATGGGCGCGTGGTTGTAGGTCCAGTTGGTTCCGCCCGCCAGTTCGGGGTGTTCGCGGTTCGCCCGAAAAACCTGAATATTATGTACCCCCACAGCCGGGCTCAATTGTCCGTGGTGATAATCGACGTTGGCAAGCGTAGTGCCGATGTAGCGAACCGTGTCCTGGGCGTGGAGCTGGGAGAAAAAAAATAAAATCACCCCCAACCCCCTAAAGGGAGCTAAAGCTCGCTTACAAGAAGCCCCCTTTAGGGGCGGTCCGACGGGTCGGTTGGGGGTAAAATAAGACCCGATCATAATCCTTTGCTTTTTTTAACCCAAATCACTTCAGCACCCTCCGTCTGTTTTTTCAGGTTCACCACGCTGCCACCTTTTACTACGTCTTTCGATTTGGTAATCTGCCCTGTTTTCGGATTGATGTAACTCACCGAGAATGAACCAGCTGATTTAGTCAGATCAAGTTCAACGGACGTATTGGCTTCGGTGTAAACGATATAGCCTGCTTTTTCGCTGCCGAGTGCCCATTGATTAGTTTGCTTTTTCGCTAACTCCACCGGCTGCATCTGAGCAGCATCGGCCAGAAACTGTGGGTCAGCTACGGGTGGTACGTTCGGCATGGAGCCGCCCGCCATTAGCACTGCCCAGCCCATTGAATCATAACTGTCGGCCGCATAGGTCACTGCCTTTTCAGGAAACTTCTGCCGGTATTCCCGTACGGCGCGGTACACCTGTTCGAACGATGTCTTTTTCGGCGGGGTCAGTCGGGCGTGCTGACGCGGAGCCAGGTTTTGCCCGCCAGCGGGTTCATAAGCCATACCATTGGCCTGGTAATGCCAGTACCGAATATCGATCAGATTGACCAGCGAAGCACGTTTGGCGTCGGCCAGAATGGCATCCTGTACGTCTTTAGTCGTGCTCAACCCCACAATGGCTTTTTTGCCGGTTTCCTTCTCCCATTCGCTGATGGTATCGATCCAGAACTGCACAAAAGGCAGCGGCCCGGTAAACTCGGCTCCAATCAGTTGAATGACGCCCGTATTGCCCACGAAATTCTCAAGGCATTTGCGGATATAGGCCCGATGCAGCGCCCGCCGAACCGGGTGCGATACGTCGTAAAACTGTTCGGCCATAAAAATTCGCTTGTCGCCCGCATACGGAACCGGTTCGGGGAAGCCCGTATTGTTGATGTTGTTGGCCGGACGCCAGGGGAAATCAGCATAGTGCGCTCCCGCTTCGATGATGTTGTGCTGAAAATAATTCTCATGAATGAGCACCAGTCCTTTCTGATCAGCCAGATCAGCGTACTGCTTCAGGCGGCTCCAGTACCAGGGATTGTATTTCGTCAGGTCGTATTTACTCAAACCGTCCCAGGCCGTTTCTTTTCCGCTGCGGGCAAATGGTAACTCATAAAACGGAGGCCATACCTCGCCATCCATCCGGCGAATCCGCTCGTGGTCGTCCCGC harbors:
- a CDS encoding iron-containing alcohol dehydrogenase, yielding MMQNLTIHFPGKLVFGNGSLGNLADEIRQLMPKKVLIVTINPLLPQLERLIDTLDDNGIGVWVDTSIVQEPSFADFNRLMQTVMPFNPDVVLGIGGGSVLDVAKLIAAQLENEQTLTDMLGIGNLTGRRKKLICVPATSGTGSEASPNAILVDNADNQKKGIISPFLVPDIVYVDPLLTLSVPPSITAATGIDALTHCLEAYTNKFAQPFIDMYAYEGIRLIASHIVQAVRNGNDEEARTQVAMGSLLGGFCLGPVNTAGVHALSYPLGSMFHLAHGLSNALLLPYVMEFNMQAAVCKYAQVAVALGCERSADCAETAANGIRKIRELIRDCGIPARLRDVNIPKEAIPQMADDALKITRLLKNNPREITREDAIAIYTAAF
- a CDS encoding sialidase family protein, with amino-acid sequence MIIKSLSITLLISLTALNLSFAQLAKWQSGLVVDEFVVENPPFPESHAATIAETPTGLVSAWFGGTKERNPDVCIWVSRQEKGKWIAPQNVANGIVNDTLRYACWNPVLYQVPKGDLMLFYKVGPSPSKWWGLQKTSSDGGRTWSAAKKLPEGYIGPVKNKPVLLANGNLICPSSTEGDGWKLHFEVTPDFGKTWRKIGPISDGKSLNAIQPSILTYGNGKLQILARSKDRAIVESWSADNGETWSALAKTSLPNNNSGTDAVTLKDGRQALVYNHVLPPGNLAKGPRTPLNLALSKDGKNWLAALILEDSPISQYSYPSIIQTSDGMIHVIYTWRRQKIKHAVVDPAKLKLKPIENGIWPSLDGYTAPVAKEITKD
- a CDS encoding DUF3826 domain-containing protein; amino-acid sequence: MNKILNLYLIVAAIAVTSPAFGQDQPAKAVPSAEAKVKADAELEKKAAEWIASLNLNDAEKENRLTDVVATHLKAIRDWHNDHPASTVPAGINPVTGKPLSELDRQLIADSAIPALVHQDLMAGLQKDLAKSQVDAILDKYTIGKVAFTMNGYRAIVPNLTPTEEATIQGFLEQAREQAVDYKSMKEISAIFEIYKTKSEQFLNANGRNWREMYNAYTATIKAKKAAEKKQ
- a CDS encoding exo-alpha-sialidase; this encodes MILFFFSQLHAQDTVRYIGTTLANVDYHHGQLSPAVGVHNIQVFRANREHPELAGGTNWTYNHAPMLAYWNNTFYLQYLSNPVGEHVPPGQTLLLTSKDGYTWRSAAQTKPTILFPPYKIPDGWKKEGRPEVAKDLYAVMHQRMGFFVAKNKRLLTLGFYGIVMGPKDDPNDGNGIGRVVREIYPDGKFGPIYFIRNNSSWDKSQSTYPFYTRSKDKGFVDACNELLANPLMMQQWIEEADRNDPLISLKKDVKAFSYYHLPDNRVVGLWKHALTTISKDDGRTWLYNPLRAPGFVNSNAKIWGQRTSDGQYAMVYNPSEFRWPLAVSTSKDGLNYTNLLLVNGEITSLRYGGAYKSYGPQYVRGIEEGNGTPPDGNLWVTYSMNKEDIWVSKIPVPITDEVSAHPNETFALMPAGEELKYWNIYSPMYATAKIEATAGTKALVLRDKDPFDYAKAERVIPDSKKLAVEFTVVPQQANKGTLQIEFQDAKGNAAVRLMFDADSTFKAKVGYRDSNIQKYEAGKQYDVRIELDRDKRMFTTFVNGQAKGTRLFFAPVASFRRVVFRTGGVRRFPDADTPTDQNYDLPKGGELDAEAIYVIKSFKTSGLQSRAE
- a CDS encoding dihydrodipicolinate synthase family protein — its product is MKKKYRGVVVPLVTPLTETYRLDVAAVERMMENLQAAEAMPFVMGTTGEATSLPMSVKKAYAKEAARLKSANTVLYAGISANCLEESIELSNYCFDMGVDAVCATLPCYYALSESQMKRYFEQLADQINGPLIIYNIFATTRMSIPIPVIDELSYHPNIVGIKDSERSTERLADSVALWSGRPDFSHFMGWAARSAHALMAGSDGLVPSTGNLFPGIYRDMVKAVEEGDEEKAFYYQNQSDLFGHVYQSGRTLGESLWALKVLMQEYNLCGTTMMPPLQSLSEQDAIDLKTAFAELLMKEEVQL
- a CDS encoding sialate O-acetylesterase → MPKHALLATFLILLSFQLKAAIVLPRILGHNMVLQQGKPLVIWGKASAGETVNVQFAGQSQTTSADAAGKWSVTLKPLKASAVPSELIMSGTNTIRLQNILVGEVWLCSGQSNMEYTMRKNSKVNPSLATKSVDGHNPVDELTYANNPQIRIFLVNRKELSKPDSLHRGWAMAQDSALRSFSAPAYFFAKELYKNLNVPIGVISSAIPGSRIEPWISEAAFRDDTYYENQKIEGEPGKFYEPMIRPLAPFALKGFLWYQGESNCFLKETITYSHKLKTLITSWRSAWNERELPFYYVSLAPFNYSESKGKIILTKETLPEFREAQELVLGLPQTGMIVTTDLASDLSDIHPPFKWEIGRRLALLALANTYAKKEIVGEGPVFEKMKVKGRAIELHFSHTGSGLLSKDGQPLTDFSIAGTDGVFVRAQALIEGKKVIVSAPNVVSPVAVRFAWDEAAQPNLFNKEGLPARPFRTDNPLTNQLAIKPGSPATWSRQSDPVSGTTKSGIPNPK